In one window of Arachis ipaensis cultivar K30076 chromosome B06, Araip1.1, whole genome shotgun sequence DNA:
- the LOC107647561 gene encoding uric acid degradation bifunctional protein TTL-like: protein MAMASPFSSLEHAITVARDIWSRKLNVRSWLEALSGRSCSNEYLETANEATVQELHEWGSRYEEKFGYVFVTFVAGRTSEDILAELKMRFNNSHGVELEIASKEELKYIERAIRELLSKKSVQTTAEGDESAEYSNEIVADTLDGADTDSEDDLDAISSGGYDISRDVELNRVPEEDNETLNTQHREDAVHV from the exons ATGGCTATGGCCTCTCCATTCTCTTCATTGGAACATGCAATTACGGTTGCCAGAGACATATGGTCCCGTAAGTTAAATGTTAGGTCTTGGTTGGAGGCTTTATCAGGTCGATCTTGTTCTAATGAATACTTGGAAACGGCGAACGAAGCTACTGTGCAG GAACTTCATGAATGGGGATCAAGGTACGAGGAGAAATTTGGCTATGTTTTTGTGACATTTGTAGCTGGTAGGACATCTGAAGACATACTTGCTGAATTAAAG ATGCGCTTTAATAACTCGCATGGTGTTGAGTTGGAGATTGCTTCAAAAGAGGAATTGAAGTATATAGAACGTGCTATTAGAGAGCTTCTTTCCAAGAAATCTGTCCAAACTACTGCCGAAGGAGACG AGTCAGCTGAATATTCAAACGAAATAGTTGCTGACACTCTAGATGGAGCAGACACTGATTCAGAAGATGATTTAGATGCTATCTCCTCCGGTGGATATGACATCTCCAGGGATGTTGAGCTTAATAGGGTTCCAGAAGAAGACAATGAAACTTTAAACACCCAACACAGAGAAGATGCAGTACATGTTTAA